In Dioscorea cayenensis subsp. rotundata cultivar TDr96_F1 chromosome 9, TDr96_F1_v2_PseudoChromosome.rev07_lg8_w22 25.fasta, whole genome shotgun sequence, a genomic segment contains:
- the LOC120269272 gene encoding sphinganine C4-monooxygenase 2-like yields the protein MEISEEMLSTLVPPVVYWVVSGIYALLAIYLNEYRLHPKGDAETNNSVSRTTVIKGVLIQQAMQMVVVYMATKIRAKEGLAAKEQQPSLPVMAVQWVIAMIVLDTWQYFTHRYIHINRFLYKHIHAVHHAQIVPYVYGALYGHPLESLIVDIIGGTLAYLISGMTTRTSIYFFSFSLIKTLDLHSGLCIPWNPLQAFFFNDCAFHDTHHQLKGHRYNFSQPFFISWDKILGTYMPYSVEKRTGGGLELKLLKDA from the exons atggAGATTTCGGAAGAAATGTTAAGCACACTTGTTCCACCTGTGGTGTACTGGGTGGTTTCAGGGATATATGCATTGCTAGCAATATATCTCAACGAGTACAGATTGCATCCGAAAGGTGATGCAGAAACAAACAACTCTGTATCCAGAACAACAGTTATCAAAGGCGTTCTAATCCAACAAGCCATGCAAATGGTAGTAGTCTACATGGCCACAAAG ATTAGGGCTAAAGAAGGATTAGCAGCAAAAGAACAACAACCGTCCCTGCCAGTGATGGCAGTGCAATGGGTGATTGCCATGATAGTCTTAGACACGTGGCAGTACTTTACTCATAGATACATTCACATAAACAGGTTCTTGTACAAACATATTCATGCAGTACACCATGCTCAGATAGTGCCCTACGTATATGGAGCTCTCTATGGGCATCCCTTAGAGTCCCTCATTGTGGATATCATTGGTGGTACTTTGGCCTACTTAATCTCTGGCATGACTACTAGAACTAGCATCtacttcttctctttttccctCATCAAAACTTTGGACTTGCACTCTGGGCTATGTATTCCTTGGAATCCCTTACAAGCTTTCTTCTTTAATGATTGTGCTTTTCATGACACTCACCACCAACTCAAGGGTCACAGGTATAACTTCTCTCAGCCTTTCTTCATCTCATGGGATAAGATCCTTGGGACTTACATGCCATACAGTGTTGAGAAGAGGACAGGTGGAGGTCTTGAATTAAAGCTTCTCAAGGATGCTTAG
- the LOC120268454 gene encoding uncharacterized mitochondrial protein AtMg00810-like, with product MHTMLTLVVVTAVRGWVLHQLDVKNVFLHRDLKEEIYMTPSPPHPRPSGASGGLFVVFAALFMVSNRLHGPGFNGSQKLCETFLMVDLGSLRYFLGIDITSHPDDYRLSQLRYTHDLLARSGLTDTRIAATPMELHLRLRASNGIPLSDPSRYRHLVSSLVYLAVTRPVMSHAVHILSQFIAAPTSVHYANFIRILRYLRCTAYLDATWASCSDDRVSVTGYCIFLGSSLVVWKTKKQPTVAKFSAEVEDFGVPITSPIPIHCDSTRALQIAADPVKHELTKHFGLNAHFTRCHVRAQTVSLHYLSTEVQVADFFTKA from the exons ATGCACACTATGCTCACTTTGGTTGTTGTTACTGCTGTTCGTGgttgggttcttcatcagcttgatgtcAAGAATGTGTTTCTTCATAGGGACTTAAAGGAGGAGATTTACATGACTCCTTCCCCCCCCCACCCCCGGCCTTCGGGTGCCTCTGGGGGTCTGTTTGTCGTTTTTGCCGCGCTCTTTATGGTCTCAAATAGGCTCCACGGGCCTGGTTTCAACGGTTCA CAGAAGTTAtgtgagactttcttgatgGTTGATTTAGGTTCGCTTCGTTACTTCTTGGGTATCGATATTACTTCTCATCCTGATGATTACCGTCTCTCTCAGCTGCGTTATACTCACGACCTACTTGCTCGCTCTGGTTTGACTGATACCCGTATTGCtgctacaccgatggagttaCATTTGCGGCTTCGTGCCTCTAATGGGATTCCCTTATCTGATCCTTCCCGTTATCGACATCTGGTTAGCAGTTTGGTCTACTTAGCCGTCACCCGTCCAGTCATGTCCCATGCAGTTCACATCCTCAGTCAGTTTATTGCGGCACCCACTTCTGTTCATTATGCTAATTTTATTCGGATATTGCGATATCTTCGTTGCACT GCCTATTTAGATGCTACCTGGGCCAGTTGTTCTGATGATCGGGTCTCTGTCACTGGttactgtatctttcttggcTCTTCTCTTGTagtttggaagaccaagaaacagCCTACTGTTGCCAAGTTTAGTGCTGAGGTTGAG GACTTTGGTGTGCCCATCACATCTCCCATTCCTATTCACTGTGACAGTACTAGAGCCCTTCAGATTGCTGCAGATCCAGTCAAGCATGAGTTGACCAAACATTTTGGTTTGAATGCACACTTCACACGATGCCATGTACGTGCCCAGACTGTGTCACTTCACTATCTTTCTACAGAGGTCCAGGTGgctgatttcttcaccaaggcATAG